The DNA sequence TTGAATCACTGGTTTCATGCCGAAGACTATCCCCATGTCCATCAAACGATTATCTGGTCTCTGCGTGTTCCGAGGATCATTCTGGCAGCTTTGGTTGGCGGAGCTCTGGGCGTCATCGGAGGTACCCTGCAGGGTTTTTTTAAAAACCCGATGGCCGATCCTTACGTAATGGGTGTATCCTCCGGAGCAGGTTTGGGTGCGACGGTCGCCATCATTACCGGAGCAGGCGGTCTCCTGGGCATGATCGAAATTCCTGTTTTCAGTTTTATCGGTGCTTTTCTGACAACCTGGATCGTCTACTCCCTAGCCAAAGTCGGGAAAAAAGTCGTTGTCACGACACTGCTGCTGGCAGGGGTCGCACTCAGTGCGTTTCTGTCAGCAGTCATGTCTTTTCTGATGGTTTTGAATACGGATGATATCGATAAAATTTATCTATGGCTCATGGGCAGTTTTGCCAACAAGAGCTGGGAGCATATCCAACTTGCCGCACCGTTTATCATTATTGGCGTGATTGTCTTATTCGCTTTAGCAAAGGAAATGAATGCGATGGTATTTGGCGACAGTACCGCCCAGCATCTTGGCATCAATCTTGGGAAACTGCAAATCATTCTGCTGATGGCCACCTCCCTGACAACAGCGGGAGCCGTGGCATCCTGCGGCTCCATTGGTTTTGTCGGACTAATCGTTCCACATATTGTCAGGATTATGGTTGGTCCGGATCACCGGGTCCTGCTTCCACTCTCCTTTCTGGTGGGTGGGACCTTTTTGGTGATTACCGATACGATTGCCAGGACATGCCTGGGTTCACAGGAAATCCCTGTTGGTGTCATCACTGCGCTTTTTGGCGGACCCTTCTTCATCTATCTGCTGAAGAAAAAGAAAGAGAGAGTAATATAAGTGGATTCTTCAATCATCGCCAGCAACCTTACATTCGCCTATGGCAGTAAAAATATTCTGGAAGACTTAAGTCTGGAAATCAGCAAGGGCAGTTTTGTGTCCATCATCGGCCCCAACGGGTCCGGCAAGTCTACCCTGCTGAAAAATATTACCGCAGAAATTACTCCCCAAAAGGGAGTTGTCCTGCTCGATGATCAGAATATTTTTAAGATTAGGAAAAAAGATCTTGCCAAAACGATTGCAGTGGTCCCCCAGGATACCGGAGGGGATTTTGCTTTTTCTGTCATGGAGACGGTACTGATGGGCAGAATGCCCCATCAAAAGAGATTTGAGGGCGATTCTGAAAAGGATATGGAGATTGCTCAATGGGCGATGGAACTGACAAACGTTTGGCATTTGAGGGACCGTTCTGTGAACGAACTAAGCGGAGGCGAGCGGCAAAGGGTCATTGTGGCGAGAGCCTTAACTCAGGAACCCAAAGTGCTGCTGCTTGATGAACCCACCTCTCATTTAGATATCCAGCACCAATACGAATTACTGGAGCTTCTGGATCGTTTGAATAAGACCAAAGGCCTGACCGTGATTACTGTTTTGCACGATCTTAACCTTGCTGCCCAGTTCAGCCATAAAATCATTCTTCTCGATAAAGGCAGAATTGTGGCTTATGGCAGTCCTGTTGAAGTGCTGACCGCCCGGAAGATCCGGGACAGCTACCATATCGAAGTTGCGATTACTACGAATGAAATCACCGGACGCTTTAATATTATTCCGTTAAGTAAAAAGAAGGACCGAAGTGAGGCTGCCAGGGATGTACGTATCCATTTACTCTGCGGCGGCGGAAGCGGTGTCTATCTGATGGAACAGTTGGTTCAAGCCGGTTATCAGGTGAGCTGCGGCGTCCTGAATGTTGGAGATTCGGACTGGAAAAAAGCCAAAGAGCTTGGCATTGCCGTATCAGAAGAAGCTCCTTTTGCCCCCATCTCCGCCGAAGCGTTTAACATGAACGAAGACCTTCTAAACGAAGCGGACTTGATCATTGTTTTGTCTGTCCCTTTCGGGTACGGGAACATCGTCAATTTAGAACAAGTTTCAGCGGCTTTACACCTTAAAAACAAAAAAGTAATGATTGTGGAACCTGAATCGGAACAGTGGGATTACACAGGAGATTTTACCGGTGGCAAAGCTGACAGCCTTCTCACCGGCATGTTACAGCATGGTGCAGAGAAGTTCGAAAGCATCCGGGAACTATTAGGTAGGATCGGAGGAAAATGATTTGCTTCTGTGGACTTACGAAACAGGTGATACCGTTGAGCGCTATAAAGACAGTATCATTATTTCTTTCAAGGACGACCGCAAGGTTCTGAGTACCGCCCATTTGAACGGCGGCTACCGTGAAAACCTGAAATTTGTTTTTAACCACGATATTAATTCCGGAATGGGCTTAACATGTGACATCACTCCAGCCGTCTATGAGGAACATATGAAGTTGATTGCCACGGAATTGGGTCTTGATCCTGAAGCCTCCGCAGGCCTGCTAACGGCCGCTGCCATGAACAATGTGACCATTCAGACTGCAAGCTACGAAGATCTGACCGTCACCGCAGTGGTAACCGGCGGCGTCGAAATGAACGGCGGCCGGATCGGTGATCCAGCTTTCTTCCATGAACGGCAGGGGGAAACGGTAAACATTCCGGCTGGAACGATTAATATTCTGCTGTATATCAATGCCGATCTTCCGGAAGAGACCCTGACCCGAGCACTTGTGACCTGTACAGAAGCCAAAACGGCTGCCCTGCAGGAGCTTATGGCCGGCAGCTGTTATTCCAGAGGCATCGCCACAGGATCAGGCACAGACGGGACGGTCATCATCTGCAACAGCAAGTCTGGCTCCCGGCTTTTCTATGCCGGCAAACACAGCAAATTGGGAGAACTGATTGGAATTACCGTCAAACAGGCTTTGAAAGAGGCTCTTTTCCTGCAGACCGGTCTTTGTCCGGAATACCAATTCAGTCTGTTGAACCGCCTGAAAAGATTCGGTATCAATGAAGAAACCCTCTGGCAGGAATACCAGAAGGGCATCGGTGTCCTGGAATGTCAAGGATCTACGTCTCGAACGGGAGTTCCGAATCAAGCGGAATCGAGAAAACTAGGATCGCTGGATAAGCAAAAGTTCCTGAACAGGTTAATAAAGATAGAACGCGAAGAGGAACTGGTGGTCCTCACTACGCTCTATGCCCATCTGATGGATCAATTGGACTGGCAGTTATTATCACCTGCCCAGGCTGCCTCCGAAGGCAAAATCATCATTGAACGTCTCAAGAGAAGTTATGATTTACCGGAGGATTTCCTGCATGATCCTTTGAATGATTTCTTAATTTTCTGCAGCTCCATTGACGATGCCAT is a window from the Dehalobacter sp. DCA genome containing:
- a CDS encoding FecCD family ABC transporter permease produces the protein MDVLKNRKSWKYLLICFTLFLIAVGIFCTTVGSADISFKESAGIIMSKVPLLNHWFHAEDYPHVHQTIIWSLRVPRIILAALVGGALGVIGGTLQGFFKNPMADPYVMGVSSGAGLGATVAIITGAGGLLGMIEIPVFSFIGAFLTTWIVYSLAKVGKKVVVTTLLLAGVALSAFLSAVMSFLMVLNTDDIDKIYLWLMGSFANKSWEHIQLAAPFIIIGVIVLFALAKEMNAMVFGDSTAQHLGINLGKLQIILLMATSLTTAGAVASCGSIGFVGLIVPHIVRIMVGPDHRVLLPLSFLVGGTFLVITDTIARTCLGSQEIPVGVITALFGGPFFIYLLKKKKERVI
- a CDS encoding heme ABC transporter ATP-binding protein produces the protein MDSSIIASNLTFAYGSKNILEDLSLEISKGSFVSIIGPNGSGKSTLLKNITAEITPQKGVVLLDDQNIFKIRKKDLAKTIAVVPQDTGGDFAFSVMETVLMGRMPHQKRFEGDSEKDMEIAQWAMELTNVWHLRDRSVNELSGGERQRVIVARALTQEPKVLLLDEPTSHLDIQHQYELLELLDRLNKTKGLTVITVLHDLNLAAQFSHKIILLDKGRIVAYGSPVEVLTARKIRDSYHIEVAITTNEITGRFNIIPLSKKKDRSEAARDVRIHLLCGGGSGVYLMEQLVQAGYQVSCGVLNVGDSDWKKAKELGIAVSEEAPFAPISAEAFNMNEDLLNEADLIIVLSVPFGYGNIVNLEQVSAALHLKNKKVMIVEPESEQWDYTGDFTGGKADSLLTGMLQHGAEKFESIRELLGRIGGK
- a CDS encoding adenosylcobinamide amidohydrolase, whose amino-acid sequence is MLLWTYETGDTVERYKDSIIISFKDDRKVLSTAHLNGGYRENLKFVFNHDINSGMGLTCDITPAVYEEHMKLIATELGLDPEASAGLLTAAAMNNVTIQTASYEDLTVTAVVTGGVEMNGGRIGDPAFFHERQGETVNIPAGTINILLYINADLPEETLTRALVTCTEAKTAALQELMAGSCYSRGIATGSGTDGTVIICNSKSGSRLFYAGKHSKLGELIGITVKQALKEALFLQTGLCPEYQFSLLNRLKRFGINEETLWQEYQKGIGVLECQGSTSRTGVPNQAESRKLGSLDKQKFLNRLIKIEREEELVVLTTLYAHLMDQLDWQLLSPAQAASEGKIIIERLKRSYDLPEDFLHDPLNDFLIFCSSIDDAILEMSHCFAVLTVRIIAAAKID